The window TTAGAGCTAAAAGTTCTTGCTGATGTTGGATTGGTTGGTTTCCCAAATGCAGGTAAATCAACTCTTTTGTCTGTTGTTTCAGCAGCTAAACCTAAAATTGCTAATTATCCGTTTACTACACTCGTTCCAAATCTTGGAATAGTTAAATACCGAGATAATTATTCGTTTGTTATGGCTGATATTCCGGGAATTATTGAAGATGCACACATGGGAAAAGGGCTCGGAACAAGATTTTTAAGACATATTGAGCGAAATTCATTATTACTTTTTATGGTACCTTGTGATAGTGATAATATACATAAAGAGTATAAAGTATTGCTTAATGAATTAAAACAATATAATCCTGAATTATTAGATAAAAGTCGTTTGCTGGCAATTACAAAATCTGACCTTTTAGATGAGGAACTTACGGAAGAAATAGAAAAAGACCTGCCTGATATTCCATATGTATTTATTTCTTCATTTACAAAAAACGGATTGATACAGCTAAAAGATATGTTGTGGGAATTGCTTAATCAATAATATTTAGGCACTACCATGAATTTCCTTTGTAATGTTTTAATGATAAAACGATGAAATGATAAAATGATTGAATGAGTATAGAAAATATGACGGAAAAGAAATATTTATTGAACTTAGCGAAGCGGTTTCATGAACAAAGTGAATAAAAATTAAAAAAAGCAAATGAAATAACATTTAATCATTTACGCATTTTATCATTTACGCATTTAATCATTTAATTATTTTCACTAAAATTTATACTAAGCGTTCATATTGAGCGTAGTCGAAATGTAGTCGAAATATAACAGTAGAATCAATAATGTCAAATATAATAG is drawn from Bacteroidales bacterium and contains these coding sequences:
- the obgE gene encoding GTPase ObgE, with translation MAESNFVDYVKIHCRSGNGGAGSAHLHRDKLNAKGGPDGGDGGRGGHIILKGNKQLWTLIHLKYKRHIKAENGQNGGSSLKTGACGKDVIVEVPLGTVAKNAETKKVLFEITEDGQSEIIVAGGRGGLGNENFKSATHQTPRFAQPGEPGEEEWKILELKVLADVGLVGFPNAGKSTLLSVVSAAKPKIANYPFTTLVPNLGIVKYRDNYSFVMADIPGIIEDAHMGKGLGTRFLRHIERNSLLLFMVPCDSDNIHKEYKVLLNELKQYNPELLDKSRLLAITKSDLLDEELTEEIEKDLPDIPYVFISSFTKNGLIQLKDMLWELLNQ